Below is a window of Candidatus Deferrimicrobiaceae bacterium DNA.
ATCGCCGCGAACACGGACGCGCAGGCCCTCTCGAAAAATCTCGCACCCCTGAAGATCCAGCTGGGCGCGAGGCTCACCAAGGGGCTGGGCGCAGGGGCGAACCCCGACGTCGGCCGCCAGGCGGCCCTGGAGGACCGGGACATCCTTCGCGAGGCCCTCTCGGGCGCCGACATGGTGTTCATGACCGCGGGGCTGGGCGGCGGCACGGGCACGGGGGGAGGGCCGGTCATCGCGGAAGTCGCACGGGAGGTGGGGGCGTTGACCGTCGCGGTGGTCACCCGCCCCTTCTCGTTCGAGGGCGCCACCCGGCGCAGGTATGCGGAAATGGGCTTGAAAGAGCTCCGCGGCATCGTGGACACCATCATCGTGATCCCGAACGAGAAGCTTCTTCTCATCGCCGGCAAGGAGATGCGGTTCGTGGAGGCGTTCCGCAAGGTCGACGAAGTCCTTTACCAGGCGGTGCGCGGGATCTCCGAGCTGGTGACCAAGCCCGGGTACATCAACCTCGACTTCGCCGACGTGAAGACGATCATGTCGGGTTCCGGGGTGGCCCTGATGGGCACCGGCGGCGCCTCGGGCCAGAACCGGGCGATGGCCGCCGCGGAGAAGGCGATCTCCAGCCCCCTCCTCGAGGATGTGGCCATCCGGGGCGCGCGCGGGGTCCTCTTCAACATCACGGCCGGTCCCTCCCTCTCCATGAGCGAGGTGCACGAGGCCGCGACGCTCATCCAGGAGGAGGCGGACGAGGAGGCGAACATCATCTTCGGCGCCGTGATCGACGACGAGATGGGGGAGGAGCTGAAGGTCACCGTGATCGCCACCGGGTTCGAGTCGGGCGTGGCCGAGAGCATCTGGAAGGCGCCGCGCCGCGCGATCAAGCTGGTGGGGCGCGAGGACCTGGAGAAGCCGACCTTCCTGCGCGCCGCCCAGACGAGGGAGCCGGAACGGATCGATCCGCTCCCGGTGGCCGAGAGGCCGATCGAGGAGGAGAGCCTCGAGGAGTTCGACATCCCGACGTTCCTCAGGCGGCGGCCGCCGGGCGCATGACGTGGGAGATCCGCAAGCTTCACGAGGAGATCCTGTCGCGCGAGATCGGGGCGGTTCGCAAGGAGTGGGGGGGAAGATTCCGGGTCGCCCTCGTCTACCCGAACCGGTACGAGGCGGCGATGTCGAACCTGGGGTTCCTGACGATTTACGCCCGGATCAACGCCCGGGCGGACGCCGTGTGCGAGAGGACATTCCTGCCGAGGGAGGCGGAAGGAAGAGTCCTACGGCGCGGCGGCAGGCGGCCGATGCCGCGGGGGGAGCCTGCCGGCCGCGGGCTCCCTCTCACCACCCTGGAGAGCAGCCGCACGCTCTCCGATTTTGACGTCGTAGC
It encodes the following:
- the ftsZ gene encoding cell division protein FtsZ; amino-acid sequence: MFTIVEENRCHAVIKVFGLGGGGGNAINTMIEEGLTGVEFIAANTDAQALSKNLAPLKIQLGARLTKGLGAGANPDVGRQAALEDRDILREALSGADMVFMTAGLGGGTGTGGGPVIAEVAREVGALTVAVVTRPFSFEGATRRRYAEMGLKELRGIVDTIIVIPNEKLLLIAGKEMRFVEAFRKVDEVLYQAVRGISELVTKPGYINLDFADVKTIMSGSGVALMGTGGASGQNRAMAAAEKAISSPLLEDVAIRGARGVLFNITAGPSLSMSEVHEAATLIQEEADEEANIIFGAVIDDEMGEELKVTVIATGFESGVAESIWKAPRRAIKLVGREDLEKPTFLRAAQTREPERIDPLPVAERPIEEESLEEFDIPTFLRRRPPGA